The Microcebus murinus isolate Inina chromosome 4, M.murinus_Inina_mat1.0, whole genome shotgun sequence genome has a segment encoding these proteins:
- the LOC105860377 gene encoding olfactory receptor 2AT4-like produces the protein MAATACNGSKDTAPVFYLVGIPSLQEFLFLPVFFIFLLFYLLILVGNALILVAVVAEPSLHKPMYFFLINLSALDILYTTSTVPKMLSLLLFRDHILSFPACFLQMYLFHSFSCSEAFILVVMAYDRYVAICRPLRYPVLMTPQTNAMLAASAWLIALLLPIPAVVQTSQMAFDSTVHIYSCFCDHLAVVQASCSDTSPQTFMGFCIAMVVSFLPLLLVLLSYTRILASVLRISSREGRSKAFSTCSSHLLVVGTYYSSIAIAYVAYRADLPLDFHIMGNVVFAILTPVLNPLIYTLRNKDVKAAITKIACPQGPGHSGSP, from the coding sequence ATGGCTGCTACAGCCTGTAATGGATCAAAAGACACTGCACCCGTCTTCTACCTGGTGGGCATCCCATCCCTACAGGagttcctcttcctccctgtcttcttcatcttcctGCTCTTCTACCTGCTCATCCTGGTGGGTAATGCCCTGATCCTGGTGGCTGTGGTGGCAGAGCCCAGCCTCCACAagcccatgtacttcttcctgatCAACCTCTCTGCCTTAGACATCCTTTACACCACATCCACTGTCCCAAAGATGCTGTCCCTCCTCCTATTCAGGGACCACATCCTCAGCTTCCCTGCATGCTTCCTGCAGATGTACCTGTTCCACAGCTTCTCCTGCTCTGAAGCCTTCATCTTGGTGgtcatggcctatgaccgctatgtggcTATCTGCCGCCCACTGCGCTACCCTGTCCTCATGACCCCACAGACCAATGCAATGCTGGCGGCCAGTGCCTGGCTCAtcgccctcctcctgcccatccCAGCAGTGGTACAGACCTCCCAGATGGCATTTGACAGCACTGTCCACATATACAGCTGCTTCTGTGACCATCTGGCTGTGGTCCAGGCCTCCTGCTCTGACACCAGCCCCCAGACCTTCATGGGCTTCTGCATCGCCATGGTGGtgtccttcctcccccttctcctggTGCTCCTCTCCTACACCCGCATCCTGGCCTCGGTGCTTCGCATCAGCTCCCGAGAAGGACGGTCcaaagccttctccacctgcagcTCCCACCTCCTGGTGGTGGGCACCTATTACTCATCCATTGCCATCGCCTATGTGGCCTACAGGGCCGACTTGCCCCTTGACTTCCACATCATGGGCAATGTGGTGTTCGCCATTCTCACACCTGTTCTCAACCCTCTCATCTACACACTGAGGAACAAGGACGTCAAAGCAGCCATCACCAAGATTGCATGTCCCCAAGGCCCAGGGCATTCTGGGAGCCCTTGA
- the LOC105860375 gene encoding amidophosphoribosyltransferase, translated as MELEELGIREECGVFGCIASGEWPTQLDVPHVITLGLVGLQHRGQESAGIVTSDGNSVPTFKTHKGMGLVNHVFTGDNLKKLYVSNLGIGHTRYATTGKCELENCQPFVVETLHGKIAVAHNGELVNAARLRKKLLRHGVGLSTSSDSEMITQLLAYTPPQERDDTPDWVARIKNLMKEAPTAYSLLIMHRDVIYAVRDPYGNRPLCIGRLIPVSDINEKEKKRLETEGWVVSSESCSFLSIGARYYREVLPGEIVEISRHNVRTLDIVSRSEGNPVAFCIFEYVYFARPDSIFEDQMVYTVRYRCGQQLAIEAPVDADLVSTVPESATPAALGYAGKCGLPYVEVLCKNRYVGRTFIQPNMRLRQLGVAKKFGVLSDNFKGKRIVLIDDSIVRGNTISPIIKLLKESGAKEVHIRVASPPIRYPCFMGINIPTKEELIANKPEFDHLAEYLGANSVIYLSVEGLVSSVQEGIKFKKQKVERQDIMIQENGNGLECFEKKGHCTACLTGKYPVELEW; from the coding sequence ATGGAGCTGGAGGAGTTGGGGATCCGAGAGGAATGTGGCGTGTTCGGGTGCATCGCCTCAGGAGAGTGGCCCACTCAGCTGGACGTGCCGCATGTGATCACTCTGGGACTCGTGGGGCTGCAGCACCGGGGTCAGGAGAGTGCTGGTATCGTGACCAGTGATGGGAATTCAGTACCAACATTCAAAACGCATAAGGGAATGGGTCTTGTAAATCACGTTTTTACTGGAGAcaatttgaagaaattatatgTTTCAAATCTTGGAATTGGACACACGAGGTATGCCACTACAGGAAAATGTGAATTAGAAAATTGTCAGCCCTTTGTTGTTGAAACACTTCATGGGAAAATAGCTGTGGCACACAATGGCGAATTGGTAAATGCTGCTCGATTAAGGAAAAAGCTTCTGCGACATGGTGTTGGTCTGTCAACAAGTTCTGATAGTGAAATGATTACCCAGTTACTAGCATATACCCCTCCACAGGAACGAGATGACACTCCAGACTGGGTAGCAAGGATTAAAAACTTAATGAAGGAAGCACCCACAGCATACTCCCTGCTTATAATGCACAGAGATGTTATTTATGCAGTACGAGATCCTTATGGAAATCGTCCTCTATGTATTGGTCGTCTTATTCCAGTATCTGAtataaatgagaaagagaaaaaaagattagaaacagAAGGATGGGTGGTGTCTTCAGAATCTTGTAGCTTCTTATCCATTGGTGCAAGATATTACCGTGAAGTCTTGCCTGGAGAAATCGTGGAAATATCCAGACATAATGTGCGAACTCTTGATATTGTATCAAGGTCTGAAGGAAACCCAGTGgctttttgtatatttgaatatgtttattttgcaaGACCAGATAGTATATTTGAAGACCAAATGGTTTATACAGTAAGGTACCGCTGTGGTCAGCAGCTGGCGATTGAAGCACCCGTGGATGCGGATTTGGTTAGCACTGTTCCGGAATCTGCTACACCTGCTGCTCTTGGTTATGCAGGAAAGTGTGGACTTCCATATGTGGAGGTGCTGTGTAAAAACCGATACGTAGGAAGAACCTTCATTCAGCCCAACATGAGGTTAAGACAACTTGGTGTTGCAAAAAAATTTGGAGTATTGTCAGACAACTTTAAAGGCAAAAGAATTGTTCTTATAGATGATTCAATTGTGAGAGGCAATACCATCTCACCTATAATAAAATTGCTCAAAGAATCTGGTGCAAAAGAGGTACACATTCGAGTAGCCTCACCACCAATTAGATATCCATGCTTCATGGGAATAAACATTCCCACAAAAGAAGAGCTCATTGCCAATAAACCAGAATTCGATCATCTTGCAGAATATCTAGGAGCAAACAGCGTTATATATCTGTCAGTAGAAGGATTGGTTTCATCTGTACAAGAagggataaaatttaaaaagcagaaggtGGAAAGGCAAGATATTATGattcaagaaaatggaaatggtctggaatgttttgaaaagaaaggTCATTGTACAGCTTGTCTCACTGGAAAATACCCTGTAGAATTGGAATGGTAG
- the LOC105860376 gene encoding olfactory receptor 2AT4-like, whose translation METITCNGSEDSSPIFYLVGIPSLPKSLFLPVFLIFFLIYLFILVGNALILVAVVAEPSLHQPMYFFLINLSVLDILSTTTTVPKMLSLFLLGDRFLSFPACFLQMYLFHGLNCSEAFILVVMAYDRYVAICRPLHYPVLMTPQTNAMLAASAWLTALLLPIPAVVQTSQMAFGPVAQVYHCFCDHLAVVQASCSDTTAQTFMGFCIAMVVSFLPLLLVLLSYARILASVLHISSREGRSKAFSTCSSHLLVVGTYYSSIAIAYVAYRADLPLDFHIMGNVVFAILTPVLNPLIYTLRNKDVKAAITKIACTQDPGRSGALDP comes from the coding sequence ATGGAAACCATAACCTGTAATGGATCAGAGGACTCTTCACCCATCTTCTACCTGGTGGGCATCCCTTCTCTGCCCAAGTCCCTCTTTCTTCCCGtcttcttgattttcttcttaatctaCCTGTTCATCCTGGTGGGTAATGCCCTGATCCTGGTGGCTGTGGTGGCAGAGCCCAGTCTCCACCagcccatgtacttcttcctgatCAATCTCTCAGTCCTGGACATCCTCTCCACCACAACCACTGTCCCCAAGATGCTGTCCCTATTCCTATTGGGAGACCGCTTCCTCAGCTTCCCTGCATGCTTCCTGCAGATGTACCTGTTCCATGGTCTCAACTGCTCTGAAGCCTTCATCCTGGTGgtcatggcctatgaccgctatgtggcTATCTGCCGCCCACTGCACTACCCTGTCCTCATGACCCCACAGACCAATGCAATGCTGGCGGCCAGTGCCTGGCTCaccgccctcctcctgcccatccCAGCAGTGGTACAGACCTCCCAGATGGCATTTGGTCCTGTGGCCCAGGTCTACCACTGCTTCTGTGACCACCTGGCTGTGGTCCAGGCCTCTTGCTCTGACACCACCGCCCAGACCTTCATGGGCTTCTGCATCGCCATGGTGGtgtccttcctcccccttctcctggTGCTCCTCTCCTACGCTCGCATCCTGGCCTCAGTGCTTCACATCAGCTCCCGAGAAGGACGGTCcaaagccttctccacctgcagcTCCCACCTCCTGGTGGTGGGCACCTACTACTCATCCATTGCCATCGCCTATGTGGCCTACAGAGCCGACCTGCCCCTTGACTTTCACATCATGGGCAATGTGGTGTTTGCCATTCTCACACCTGTTCTCAACCCTCTCATCTACACGCTGAGGAACAAGGATGTCAAAGCAGCCATCACCAAGATCGCATGTACCCAGGACCCAGGGCGTTCTGGGGCCCTTGATCCTTAG